From one Flavobacterium kingsejongi genomic stretch:
- a CDS encoding AsmA family protein, whose amino-acid sequence MLKKILKGIGIFLLVVIIALAAAPFLFKDKIKAMIVKTINDNLDAKVAFEAVDLSLFRNFPKASVNIQKLSIINKAPFAGDTLVYMGELNLNMSVKELFKGETEPMNIDAITSKNAKINILFNKDGLGNFDIALKKDDTKSGDTSESKPFAMRIKNYDIENLHFRYYDARSKINLVIDSLNHKGTGDFAASKLDLITTSTAKISLDMDKMNYMKNVALSLDAVLAIDLENNKYTFKENKALINQLPLEFDGFIQLLETGQQYDLAFKTPTSSFKNFLGLVPAAYAGNLNTVKTTGDFTINGKVNGTLTDTTIPKFNVAIASNNASFQYPDLPKSVNNIVIDTKIINETGLMNDTYINLDKLSFRIDQDVFNAKASIRNVAENALVDANLNGTINLANVTKAYPLKLDTPLSGILKANIVTKFDMKSVETSQYQNMQNSGNLTLTGFNYSGPELAKPIQITQAAIQFNPNQVRLNQFDAKTGQSDMAITGTLDNFYGFLFKKQILKGNFNLNANQLLIADFMAPTPVPVATTTKGSEKQAPKATTATKEAVKIPAFLDCTITAKANTVVYDNLTLKDVSGKMIIRDEAVKLENIKTSIFGGKITADGLVSTKNKVPTFTMDLGLNTVDIAQSFTQLDMLKSIAPIAGIINGKLNSTIKVNGTLDAKEMTPDLKTLSGDLIGQLLSTTINSSNSDVLTALTSKIKFIDPNKINLNDIKTHLTFHDGKVDVKPFDIKYQDIKVTVGGQHGFDQTMNYNLKFDVPAKYLGTEANKVLSSLSAADAGKLQNIPVNAIVTGNFKSPKITTDIQTAVTNLANQLVKQQKDKLINQGTSALSNLLNNTKKDTAKTTTTTPKEDVKTKAAEAIKGLFGKKKKE is encoded by the coding sequence ATGTTAAAGAAAATCCTAAAAGGAATCGGTATTTTTTTACTGGTTGTTATCATCGCTTTAGCCGCTGCCCCTTTTTTGTTCAAGGACAAAATCAAGGCTATGATCGTCAAAACCATCAATGATAATCTCGATGCCAAAGTAGCCTTTGAAGCCGTCGACCTGAGCCTCTTCCGCAACTTCCCGAAAGCCAGTGTCAATATCCAAAAGCTAAGCATCATCAACAAAGCACCTTTTGCAGGCGATACTTTAGTATATATGGGAGAACTGAATCTGAATATGTCGGTAAAAGAATTATTCAAAGGCGAGACCGAACCGATGAACATTGACGCCATAACTTCTAAAAATGCTAAAATCAATATCCTCTTCAATAAGGATGGCCTGGGTAATTTTGACATCGCCCTGAAAAAAGACGATACCAAATCGGGGGATACTTCCGAAAGCAAACCTTTTGCGATGCGTATTAAAAATTACGATATCGAAAACCTACACTTTCGGTATTACGATGCACGTTCCAAAATCAACCTGGTCATTGATAGCCTGAACCATAAGGGAACCGGAGATTTTGCCGCCTCCAAACTGGACCTGATTACCACCTCTACCGCCAAAATATCCCTGGACATGGACAAGATGAATTACATGAAAAATGTAGCCCTTTCTTTAGATGCTGTCCTGGCTATAGACCTGGAAAACAACAAATATACCTTCAAGGAAAACAAAGCCCTGATCAACCAATTGCCGTTGGAGTTCGATGGTTTTATACAACTGCTTGAAACCGGGCAGCAATACGACCTGGCATTTAAAACACCAACTTCTTCTTTCAAAAACTTCCTGGGGCTTGTGCCTGCAGCCTATGCCGGAAACCTGAATACGGTAAAAACAACCGGTGACTTTACCATCAACGGAAAGGTCAACGGTACATTGACCGATACCACTATCCCGAAATTCAATGTAGCCATTGCGTCCAACAATGCTTCTTTCCAATATCCGGACCTTCCAAAATCGGTCAACAATATTGTGATTGACACCAAAATCATCAACGAAACCGGACTGATGAATGACACTTATATCAACCTCGACAAGCTATCCTTCCGTATTGACCAGGATGTTTTCAATGCAAAAGCAAGCATCAGGAATGTAGCCGAAAATGCATTGGTCGATGCCAACCTCAACGGAACGATTAACCTGGCCAATGTCACCAAAGCCTATCCGCTAAAATTAGACACCCCACTTTCCGGGATACTAAAAGCCAATATCGTGACCAAGTTTGATATGAAGTCTGTAGAAACCAGCCAGTACCAAAACATGCAGAACTCCGGAAACCTGACCCTTACCGGTTTCAACTATTCCGGTCCTGAACTGGCAAAACCCATCCAGATCACACAAGCCGCGATTCAGTTCAATCCCAACCAGGTACGCCTGAACCAGTTTGATGCCAAAACCGGACAATCCGACATGGCTATTACCGGGACACTGGACAATTTCTATGGCTTCCTGTTCAAAAAACAAATCCTGAAAGGGAATTTTAACCTGAATGCGAACCAATTGCTGATTGCTGATTTTATGGCTCCTACCCCGGTCCCTGTAGCGACAACCACCAAAGGATCGGAAAAACAGGCCCCAAAAGCCACAACAGCAACCAAAGAAGCCGTTAAGATTCCAGCTTTCCTCGATTGTACCATTACAGCAAAAGCCAACACAGTCGTATACGACAACCTGACGTTAAAAGACGTATCCGGAAAAATGATCATCCGGGATGAAGCTGTGAAACTTGAAAACATCAAAACTTCCATTTTCGGAGGAAAAATAACGGCCGATGGCCTGGTATCCACCAAAAACAAAGTCCCTACATTTACTATGGATTTAGGGCTCAATACCGTCGATATCGCACAATCCTTTACACAACTGGACATGTTGAAATCCATCGCGCCTATTGCCGGGATTATCAACGGGAAACTGAACTCGACGATCAAAGTCAATGGTACACTGGACGCTAAGGAAATGACCCCGGACCTGAAAACGCTCTCCGGAGACCTGATCGGGCAATTGTTATCCACGACTATAAATTCCAGCAATTCGGATGTGCTTACCGCTTTGACCAGTAAAATAAAATTCATCGATCCCAACAAGATCAACCTGAATGACATCAAAACCCACCTGACTTTTCATGATGGTAAAGTCGATGTCAAACCTTTCGATATCAAATACCAGGATATCAAAGTTACCGTTGGCGGGCAACACGGTTTTGACCAGACGATGAACTACAACCTTAAATTTGACGTTCCGGCAAAATACCTGGGAACAGAAGCCAATAAGGTATTATCCTCCTTGAGTGCAGCAGATGCCGGTAAATTGCAGAACATTCCGGTCAATGCTATCGTAACCGGTAATTT
- the sppA gene encoding signal peptide peptidase SppA, translating into MKFLGNVLSTVIGIFVFLMLTFFGIVILAAVFGGNSEKVSLQSNSVIELDLEKITNDYAGKFNYKDIGYYEAAHNGLSDVILAIKNAKTDKNIKGISILNSMSSLGMAQSKALRDALEDFKKSKKFIVSYSNGYSQKEYYLNSIADTIYLNPVGQLDFKGLSSEVMFYKDFQEKTGLKMEVIRHGKYKSAVEPYLANEMSEANREQITALLNSVWNSVVKDISISRKIPIDSLNAIADNLGARTPEMAKAKHLIDKIAYEDEYHAGIRKALNVDAKEEYNKISIADYAEKVATTANVGSSKDIIAIIYAQGTIVGGEGDLNIIGEGSMRRALEEARNNDKVKAIVLRIDSPGGSALTSDLIWREIEITKKVKPVVVSMGNLAASGGYYIACNANKIFAEENTITGSIGVFGTLPNFSQLTNKIGIHTQQVSTHKNAAGYSVFSPLTENYRAITQEGVEHIYNVFVNRVAAGRKMTFDQVDAIAQGRVWTGAEALKIGLVDKIGGMDEALKEAASLAKIKKYKTENYPEYEKNISDMFGSLPFMQSRESLIKQEVGDENYRIIEQIRRMSTQTGAQAVMPFELNIN; encoded by the coding sequence ATGAAATTTTTAGGAAATGTTTTGTCAACCGTTATCGGGATTTTTGTCTTTTTAATGTTGACTTTTTTTGGAATCGTAATACTTGCAGCCGTTTTTGGAGGAAATTCCGAGAAGGTCAGCCTCCAAAGCAACTCCGTTATTGAACTGGATCTGGAAAAAATCACGAATGATTATGCCGGTAAATTCAATTACAAAGATATTGGTTACTACGAAGCGGCACACAACGGCCTCTCCGATGTTATCCTCGCCATCAAAAATGCGAAGACCGACAAAAATATCAAAGGGATATCCATCCTCAACTCCATGTCCTCTTTAGGCATGGCACAAAGCAAAGCCCTCCGCGATGCCCTGGAGGATTTCAAAAAATCAAAGAAATTTATCGTGTCCTATTCCAACGGTTACAGCCAGAAAGAATATTACCTGAATTCCATAGCCGATACCATCTACCTGAATCCGGTAGGCCAACTCGACTTTAAAGGACTTTCTTCCGAAGTGATGTTCTACAAAGACTTCCAGGAAAAAACAGGCCTCAAAATGGAAGTCATCCGTCATGGAAAATATAAAAGTGCGGTAGAGCCTTACCTGGCCAATGAAATGAGTGAAGCCAATCGCGAACAGATCACAGCATTGCTGAATTCTGTATGGAACTCTGTGGTGAAAGACATTTCCATTAGCCGAAAAATTCCAATCGACAGCCTGAATGCTATCGCGGATAACCTGGGTGCCCGGACTCCGGAAATGGCCAAAGCCAAACACCTGATCGACAAAATTGCCTACGAAGACGAATACCATGCCGGAATCCGAAAAGCATTAAATGTTGATGCCAAGGAAGAATACAATAAAATCAGTATTGCAGATTATGCCGAAAAAGTAGCTACCACAGCAAATGTAGGCAGCTCCAAAGATATCATCGCTATTATCTACGCACAGGGAACAATTGTAGGTGGTGAAGGCGACCTTAATATTATCGGCGAAGGTTCGATGCGCAGGGCACTGGAAGAAGCCCGGAACAATGACAAAGTAAAAGCAATCGTATTGCGTATTGATAGCCCGGGTGGTAGCGCCCTGACTTCCGACCTGATCTGGAGGGAAATCGAAATCACCAAAAAAGTAAAACCTGTAGTTGTGTCTATGGGGAACCTTGCAGCTTCAGGAGGCTACTATATTGCCTGTAATGCCAACAAAATTTTCGCAGAAGAAAATACAATTACCGGGTCTATCGGCGTTTTTGGGACATTACCGAATTTCTCGCAACTAACCAATAAAATCGGAATCCATACCCAACAGGTCAGCACCCATAAAAATGCTGCCGGATATAGCGTTTTCTCTCCATTGACCGAAAACTACAGGGCGATAACCCAGGAAGGTGTAGAACACATTTACAATGTTTTTGTAAACCGTGTAGCTGCCGGACGAAAAATGACTTTTGACCAGGTCGATGCTATTGCACAAGGCCGTGTATGGACTGGAGCCGAAGCATTAAAAATTGGACTGGTCGATAAAATTGGCGGTATGGATGAAGCCCTGAAAGAAGCGGCATCATTGGCTAAAATCAAAAAATACAAAACGGAAAACTATCCGGAATATGAAAAAAACATTTCTGATATGTTCGGTAGCCTTCCTTTCATGCAATCCCGTGAAAGCCTGATCAAACAGGAAGTGGGTGATGAGAACTACAGAATCATTGAGCAAATCCGAAGAATGAGTACACAAACAGGTGCTCAGGCAGTTATGCCCTTCGAATTAAATATTAATTAA